GAGAAAGAGTCTACGAATGCTTCCAGTGTGGGATGTGCGCTTCAGGTTGCCCTGTTGCAAGTGATACCGATCATAAAATTAAAAGAACTATGCATCAAGTTCTTTTAGGTCTTGATGAGCAAATATTGGATAAAAAAGCAATATGGCTATGCACTACTTGTTTTATGTGTTTAGAGAGATGCCCCCAAAATGCAGGACCTACAGAAGTTGTATTTGCTCTAAGAAGAATTTCTGCAGAGAAAGGAATCATCCCAGAGGCCCAGATAGAAGTAGCTAATAATATATACCATCTTGGCCATGCTGTTACTGTTCAAAAAGGGATAAAGTTAAGGGATAAAGTTAAGGCCCCACCACTTAGTACTGCAGGGTCAAATAAGAAGTATATTGATGAAATTCAAAAAATAATAAATTTGACTAATGCTGTTAAACTACTAAAGATAAAGAAAGACTGGAAACCAAAAGGAGATGAAGTTATTGCCTGTGACTGAATATGCTTTGTATACTGGATGTATTATTCCTTTGAGATACCCCGATATTGAAAATTCCATTAAGGAAACAATGCCGCTTTTGGGGGCAAATGTTTATGATATGATCGGTGCAGGTTGCTGCCCACCTGGAGGGGCTTTCTGGTCAGTTGAAGAAATATCAGGACTTGTGCAGAGTGCAAGAAATTTATCAATAGCTGAATCGATGAATAAAGATCTGATGGCAGTCTGCAATGGATGTTTCTGTTATCTTAAGAATAGTAATGTACTTTTAAAAAGCAATCAGGAAAAGAGAGAAAAAGTTAATACTATTCTGAATCAAATTGGTAGAAAATATCAAGGAACAATTTCTGTATACCATTTAGTAGAAATACTTCATGACCATATAGGTGTTGAAAAAATTAGAGAATCGACTAAGGTTAAGTTAGACGGTGCTAAGGCTGCAGTCCACTATGGATGCCATCTTTTAAGACCGTCAGACCATTTAATGGCTGAAAATCCCGAAAAGCCTCACAAACTTGATGCATTAGTTGAAGCTTTGGGTATGGAGAGTGTATACTACCCAAAGAAACTATCTTGTTGTGGTGCAGGTGGGGGTATGCGAGGGAATAATCCCGATGTCACATTGAAAATCTTAGAAAAGAAACTAATGAATATTAAATACTCTGAACCTGATTGTATTGTCACTGCCTGCCCATTCTGCTTCCTTCAGTTTGATTTAGGACAAAAAGGATTGAGGGATAAAGGGGAGGATTTCTGCATACCTGTTTTCTATTATAACCAACTTTTAGGGCTCTCTATGGGGCTCCCAAAAGAAAGAATTGCTTCAATTTCTGAAACTCCAAGGGATGGATTTATAAAAAAATTTTATGGTGTTGACTGATGAAAAATTTTGAACCGAATATTATTGGTTTTGTCTGCAACTGGTGCACATACGCTGGTGCTGATCTCGCAGGGTCATCAAGATATAGTTATCCTCCAAATGTCAAATTAATAAGACTCATGTGCTCAGGCAGGGTTGATCCCGCATTTATTCTTGAAACATTTGCTAGAGGTGCTGACGGGGTATTCGTAGGGGGGTGCCATATCCCTGCTGATTGCCATTATCAACAAGGTAACTTTAAAGCTCTAAAAAGAATTACAATGTTAAAAAAATTAATATCTGACATGGGCATAGAGCCAGAGAGATTAGAGATATTCTGGATTTCTGCATCTGAGGGAAAGAAATTCTCAGAAGTCATGACATCATTTACAGAAAGAATAAGAGAATTAGGGCCAAATCCAATTAGAGTATAAAATGAAGAAAATAATAGTCCTCGGGATTGGTAATCCATACCTTAAAGATGATAGAATAGGCCCCAAAATAGTTGAAGATTTAGAAATATTTTTCAAAGATAAAGAAAGTATGGTATTTGAAGTTTTCTATTCTTCTGGAATTGAACTGTTAGATTCAATCTTAGATTATGATAGTGCAATATTTATTGATTCTATTATTTCCAATAATGTGGGAAAAATAACTTATCTTACACTAGAGAACGTCTTATCTCTACCTGAGACGACTTCCCCCCATTCTACTAACTTTTCAACAATGATAAAACTGGGTATGAAAATTTCACCTGACAGGATGCCTAAAGAAATACTTTTTTGTGCAATAGGGATAAGTGATCCTTTTACATTTTCAGATAAATTCTCACCGATTCTTGAAGAATACTACATAGAAATATTAGAAGAGCTAAAAGATAAAATAAAGGAGTTATCTACATAGCTTTTCTGACCGCATCGTGCATTATCATATCTGCTTGAGGGGTTCCAACAAAGGCAAGTATTCCATTTATGACAATTGCCGGTACGCCCATTACGCCAAGTTTTCTTGCTTTTGATTCCCCTTCAGGAGTTGCAACATTAACGATTGCAACGTCCACGTTATCATATTGTGATGCTACCCTATAGGCCATTTCGGCGGCTGCGGGACAATGAGAGCATCCAGAAAGAGCGAGAACTTCAATTAATACCCTTTTCTTTTTTTCGCCAGATAGTCTTTCTTTTAAGTCGTCCATCTTTTTTTTTCTTATTTCATCTATTTCGTCCATGAAAACACTGTTATTCCATGTGTATGCATCTTTATAAAAATTTAGATAAGATCCTTACAAAACATTTTTATAAATAAAGAATCATAAGAAAATGGAGTGATTATATGAAAATATTAGGCATTTGTGGCTCTCCAAGAGAGGGGAACACTTTATTTCTATTGAAGAAGGCACTTGAAACATGTAAAGAACTTGGGGTTGAAACTGAGCTGATACACGCTGGTTTACTTAAAATTGCCCCATGTAAGGCATGTGGAGCATGCAAGGATACTGGAACATGTATCCAAAAAGATGATATGACCCCCCTTTATGAAAAGATAAGGGGTGCTGACGGAATACTACTTGCCTCACCGGTATATTTGGGCGGGGTTTCTGCTCAAATGAAGGCATTTATGGATAGGACAAGGGCTCTAAGGGGAAAATTTGAACTTAGAAACAAGGTAGGTGCTGGGATTTCTGTAGGTGGGTTTAGAAATGGTGGACAAGAAACTACATTGCAACAGATCTTTAATTTCTTCTTGATACATAACTCAATTGTTGTCGCTGACGAAACAACTTCCCACTATGGCGGTGTAGGACACGGTTACAATGCTGGAGATTGTGACAAGGACGAATATGGGATAAAGACTTCACAGAATACAGCTAAAAATATGGTCAAAGTACTAAAGTTGATAAAGGGAGAGGCCAAAGAAGAAGTAAAAAGCTGGTAAGGTTTTTTCATGATAAATCAGGAGGATATAAAGAATATCCTAAACAGTTACGACCTTGAAAACATAACTATCGGTGTATTAGGTGGACATTCCGCATTAGATATTTCAAGTGGTGTAAAGAAATACGGATTTAAAACAGTTGCAGTCTGTCAAAAAGGAAGAGAAAAGACTTATTCAAAATACTACAGATCAAGAGATGGTCGAGGCTGTATCGATGAAGTGGTAGTATTAGACTCATTCAAAGATATTACTAAAAAAGAAGTCCAGAAACAGCTTCGTGAAATGAATACAATTTTTATACACAACAGGTACTTCTGGGTTTACTTCGATTTTGAAAGAATAGAAAATGATTTCTTTGTACCGATATATGGAACAAGAGGTCTTGTAAAACTTGAAGAAAGGGATGTCCCAAAAAACCAGTATTATCTTTTAGAAAAAGCAGGCATAAGATTTCCAAGAATATTCTCATCCCCTGAAGAAATTGATAGACTTGTGATAGTAAAGGTCTCTGAAGCTATAAGAGGATATGAAAGGGCCTTTTTCTTTGCTTCTTCTCGATCTGAGTACGAACAAAAAAGCGAAGAATTAATTGAAAAAGGGATTATTACTAGAGAAGCTTTGAATAAAGCAGTTATTGAAGAATATATTTTGGGGGCCCAGACTAATTTCAATTTCTTCTATTCAAATGTAAGAGAAGAACTAGAGCTTATGGGAACAGATACTAGAAGACAGACAAATCTCGATGGAATACTAAGACTTCCTGCAAATGAACAGCTTGAAGTATTAAAGTATGTTAAACCTAAAATGATTGAAACTGGTCACATTACTTGTACTACTAAAGAAAGTATTTTAGAAAAAGCTTTTGAAATTGGAGAAAAATTTGTTGAGGTTACAAGGAAGGAGTACCCACCAGGCATAATTGGGCCATTTGCACTTCAAGGGGCAGTAGCTTCTTATGAAGGGAAGGAAGAGATTGTCATATTCGATGTTTCAATGAGAATTCCGGGAAGCCCAGGCACAAAATTCACGCCCCATTCAGGTTATCTTTATGGAAGGGAAATAAGCTAT
Above is a window of Methanofastidiosum sp. DNA encoding:
- a CDS encoding hydrogenase maturation protease; translation: MKKIIVLGIGNPYLKDDRIGPKIVEDLEIFFKDKESMVFEVFYSSGIELLDSILDYDSAIFIDSIISNNVGKITYLTLENVLSLPETTSPHSTNFSTMIKLGMKISPDRMPKEILFCAIGISDPFTFSDKFSPILEEYYIEILEELKDKIKELST
- a CDS encoding flavodoxin family protein: MKILGICGSPREGNTLFLLKKALETCKELGVETELIHAGLLKIAPCKACGACKDTGTCIQKDDMTPLYEKIRGADGILLASPVYLGGVSAQMKAFMDRTRALRGKFELRNKVGAGISVGGFRNGGQETTLQQIFNFFLIHNSIVVADETTSHYGGVGHGYNAGDCDKDEYGIKTSQNTAKNMVKVLKLIKGEAKEEVKSW
- a CDS encoding CoB--CoM heterodisulfide reductase subunit B, whose protein sequence is MKLLPVTEYALYTGCIIPLRYPDIENSIKETMPLLGANVYDMIGAGCCPPGGAFWSVEEISGLVQSARNLSIAESMNKDLMAVCNGCFCYLKNSNVLLKSNQEKREKVNTILNQIGRKYQGTISVYHLVEILHDHIGVEKIRESTKVKLDGAKAAVHYGCHLLRPSDHLMAENPEKPHKLDALVEALGMESVYYPKKLSCCGAGGGMRGNNPDVTLKILEKKLMNIKYSEPDCIVTACPFCFLQFDLGQKGLRDKGEDFCIPVFYYNQLLGLSMGLPKERIASISETPRDGFIKKFYGVD
- a CDS encoding 4Fe-4S dicluster domain-containing protein: MKIVLNNANKDLVNKVIEYGGERVYECFQCGMCASGCPVASDTDHKIKRTMHQVLLGLDEQILDKKAIWLCTTCFMCLERCPQNAGPTEVVFALRRISAEKGIIPEAQIEVANNIYHLGHAVTVQKGIKLRDKVKAPPLSTAGSNKKYIDEIQKIINLTNAVKLLKIKKDWKPKGDEVIACD
- a CDS encoding hydrogenase iron-sulfur subunit, producing the protein MKNFEPNIIGFVCNWCTYAGADLAGSSRYSYPPNVKLIRLMCSGRVDPAFILETFARGADGVFVGGCHIPADCHYQQGNFKALKRITMLKKLISDMGIEPERLEIFWISASEGKKFSEVMTSFTERIRELGPNPIRV
- a CDS encoding glutaredoxin; the protein is MDEIDEIRKKKMDDLKERLSGEKKKRVLIEVLALSGCSHCPAAAEMAYRVASQYDNVDVAIVNVATPEGESKARKLGVMGVPAIVINGILAFVGTPQADMIMHDAVRKAM
- a CDS encoding DUF1297 domain-containing protein yields the protein MINQEDIKNILNSYDLENITIGVLGGHSALDISSGVKKYGFKTVAVCQKGREKTYSKYYRSRDGRGCIDEVVVLDSFKDITKKEVQKQLREMNTIFIHNRYFWVYFDFERIENDFFVPIYGTRGLVKLEERDVPKNQYYLLEKAGIRFPRIFSSPEEIDRLVIVKVSEAIRGYERAFFFASSRSEYEQKSEELIEKGIITREALNKAVIEEYILGAQTNFNFFYSNVREELELMGTDTRRQTNLDGILRLPANEQLEVLKYVKPKMIETGHITCTTKESILEKAFEIGEKFVEVTRKEYPPGIIGPFALQGAVASYEGKEEIVIFDVSMRIPGSPGTKFTPHSGYLYGREISYGERIGMELREALEKRSIYSILS